From Acidobacteriota bacterium:
TGTTCCAGCAATACGAACTCGAGCAGAGGCTTCAGTGCCCAGAGTTCCCGGATATTCAGAGCTGTCACCTGTTGGACTCCGGCGACGTACTCCCCAAGAGTTTCATCTTCGAACTTGAACTCCGCCGCGTGCAGGAAGCGATTTGCGACCTGGTAGGCGCGCGGGACAATTTCCCTTTCATTCGGTGCGGGTTGCAGGCTGGGCAAATCACGCATCGATTTGAGCGCATCCCGAACTTCTTTTGAAACGCCGCGCAGAAAGCGCGCGTTGTCATGAATCCAGCGCTGTTGCTCAGTGACAGGTTGTTCTTCCGGAGGTGCTTCCTTCAGGGACAGTACAGTTCGCTCAATAGCCCTCTGGGCCTTCTTCCACCTTAGCTTGAGGACCTTGGGACGCTTCAAAATGCCGGCGGTAACCCACTTTCGAGCTTCGCGAGTGCCGAGCGCCCGCAACCATTCATTCCTAAGTTCATCCGGCATTTCTTTGACCAGCTCCCCTTTGTTCAAGGGAATCTCGATATCGCTGTGGCCGTTGCCTGCCGCCGGAGCATTCCGGCAGTTATGAGAGTGCTCATCGAAAATTCGGGCCATAATAAGGCTTTTCTGCTTTCTTACCGGTAACTGGAAGCCTGGAGTTCAAACATTCTTGAATAACGTTCGCCGCGCGCCATGAGCTGGCTGTGGCACCCGTCCTCGACGATCTTGCCGCCCTCCAACACGAGGATTCGATCCGCCATGCGGACGGTGGAGAAGCGGTGAGAAATCAGCAGGGCGGTCTTGCCAATCGTCAGCTCGGAAAAACGCTCGAATACTTCTCGCTCAGAGCGGGCGTCGAGCGCCGCCGTCGGCTCATCAAGAATCAGCAGTTGCGCATCCCGCAGATAAGCTCGCGCCAGTGCGATCTTTTGCCATTCGCCTCCAGAGAGGTCCACTCCGCCTTCAAAACGTCTTCCGAGCATGTGATCATACCGCCGCGGCAGTCTGTGCAGCACAGCATCGGCCAGACTCTTGCGCGCGGCAATCGAGATTCCGCTGAAGTTATCGAGGTCCTGGATTTTTCCCATCGCAATGTTTTCCCGTCCGGTCATCTCGTATCGCATGAAGTCCTGAAAAATCACCGCAATTTCGCGGTGCAGGTCTTCCAGGTTATATTCCCGAAGATCAACCCCATCCAGCAGAATGCGTCCGGCGTCAGGGTCGTAGAGCCGGGTGATCAGCTTGACTAGGGTTGTTTTCCCCTGTCCGTTTTCGCCTACCAGCGCTACCCGTTGGCCGGGCTCAATTTTGAGATCGAGGTTATCGAGAATCGGGCGCGTGGTTCCGGGGTAGACAAAAGTCACCCGGTCGAATTCAAAACCCCGGCGGATGGGCCGCGGAGCCAGGATTGCATCGCGTCTGGATTTCACTTTGGGCTCAATGCGGAACAGGTTCAGGAAGTCGGTGAGGAAGAGCGCCTGGTCGGCGATGCTCGTAAAGCTGGAGAATATCTGCTGGATGTTGCTGCTGGCGCCGGCGATGGCGGCTGCCAGGTAGATCAGTGATTTTAGTGAAAGATCTCCTTGAACCGTCCTGTAGATCACAAAGGCGTAGGCGCCGTAGTAGGCTGTCGCACTGAGCAGCGAGAACAGTGAACTGGCCAGGAGCCTGCGCTTAGAGAGCGACACATTTTGTGTATAAATCTCATCAGAAATTCGCGCGTACTTGCCTGTCAGGTATTGGCTGAGACCGAACAGCTTAAGCTCCTTTGCGCTTTCCTTACTTGCTCCAAGCACGCGCAGATAGTCGAGTTGACGGCGCGCAGGGGTCTGCCGAAATCTCAGCGAGTATCCGAGAAACGCAAAGTGGCTCTCGCCGACGAACGCCGGAAGAACTCCGATGATCAGGAGCAGGAGAATCCACGGAGAGAAAACGCAGATGCTAACCGAAAAAGTAACGGCTGTGACGAATTGCTGAAGGGCCCGCCCTACGGCAGGTATCATGCTGACCCGGTCGGTTGCCTGGACCCTTGCCCGCTCCAGTTTGTCGTAGAATGCCGGGTCTTCGTAGGTCTCCAGGTCCAGACTTGAGGCGTGGTCCATCACTTTGATGCTGACATGCCGAATAAACTTGTCGGCAAGGACGCTCTCGCAATAATCGATCGTACGGGAGAGCACGCTTCCACCAAGCGCCAGCCCGAACTCCGCCGCCACCAGCCACCAGAAAACCGGCGCCAGAGGTTGATGGCCATTCGCAACGGCAGCAACTTCGCCGATAATGATAGCCGATACCGCTGCGATGCCAATTGGAATGAGTGCAGAGAGTACCTGCAACACCAGGCCGGCGGTCACTACCCGCGGCCCGGCTTCCCAGACAATGCGGAGTCCGGGTGGAACGTTTTTCAACGCCCGCAGGCGATCCTTCCAGGCATTCCCAAAAGTCTGTTTTGAAGAGCTTTCCTGCATTTGGATCTTGCGCCTGGCCTCAATCGGCCAAAAGCGATCAGGATAATTGAGCAATTCTCCTTGTGCCGGTATCCGCCACATTAATCATGGGCAATCCAATTGCCTAATTTTCATCCTGTGGGCGTTGAGTAATCTGCCTTCTTTTCATCACCTTATGGCGGCGCGTTCGAGGCAGGAACGGAATTCGGCGCGGG
This genomic window contains:
- a CDS encoding ABC transporter ATP-binding protein, whose protein sequence is MQESSSKQTFGNAWKDRLRALKNVPPGLRIVWEAGPRVVTAGLVLQVLSALIPIGIAAVSAIIIGEVAAVANGHQPLAPVFWWLVAAEFGLALGGSVLSRTIDYCESVLADKFIRHVSIKVMDHASSLDLETYEDPAFYDKLERARVQATDRVSMIPAVGRALQQFVTAVTFSVSICVFSPWILLLLIIGVLPAFVGESHFAFLGYSLRFRQTPARRQLDYLRVLGASKESAKELKLFGLSQYLTGKYARISDEIYTQNVSLSKRRLLASSLFSLLSATAYYGAYAFVIYRTVQGDLSLKSLIYLAAAIAGASSNIQQIFSSFTSIADQALFLTDFLNLFRIEPKVKSRRDAILAPRPIRRGFEFDRVTFVYPGTTRPILDNLDLKIEPGQRVALVGENGQGKTTLVKLITRLYDPDAGRILLDGVDLREYNLEDLHREIAVIFQDFMRYEMTGRENIAMGKIQDLDNFSGISIAARKSLADAVLHRLPRRYDHMLGRRFEGGVDLSGGEWQKIALARAYLRDAQLLILDEPTAALDARSEREVFERFSELTIGKTALLISHRFSTVRMADRILVLEGGKIVEDGCHSQLMARGERYSRMFELQASSYR